One Candidatus Binatia bacterium DNA window includes the following coding sequences:
- a CDS encoding c-type cytochrome: MIAVPPRPSRLSMLDLRPTLSHLAPRPLRVAARSSVRRRAPAALLLSLALLAACGSGNEATPASTPDPNQPLSAAEKLLSPEELLGKRLFEDTNLSEPAGQACASCHAEDLAFQGNAGSAIPAVAQGSRPEALGDRNVPTAMYALFSPPFALVEETTPEGEIEYVPTGGQFWDGRADSLAEQAKGPFLNPREMNNPSARAVVDKVAAGPYARLAATVWGDGTFADTDATYERIAQAIAAFERTERFRPFRSKFDDVLRGKAVFTEAEARGFELFKDAEKGNCLACHVGDEESNAPEDWLFTDFTYDNLGVPRNAAIPDTADPTWFDLGLCRQDGLENKVPAEFDVESLCGAFKVPTLRNIARTGPYMHNGFFSTLRDVVRFYVTRDTSPELWYPAHPDGTVAKFDDLPAAFHDNVNTTEAPYDRQPGEEPRLTDEEIDAVVAFLETLTDR, encoded by the coding sequence ATGATCGCCGTTCCGCCACGCCCGTCCCGCCTGTCCATGCTCGACCTGCGCCCCACCTTGTCGCACCTCGCTCCCCGGCCTCTCCGCGTGGCGGCGCGGTCAAGCGTGCGCCGGCGGGCACCGGCGGCACTCCTGCTGAGCCTCGCGCTTCTCGCCGCGTGCGGCTCGGGAAACGAGGCAACCCCCGCTTCGACACCGGATCCCAATCAGCCCCTCTCGGCGGCGGAGAAACTCCTCTCTCCCGAGGAACTCCTGGGCAAGCGTCTGTTCGAGGACACTAACCTCTCCGAACCTGCCGGACAGGCGTGCGCCTCCTGTCATGCGGAAGACCTCGCCTTCCAGGGCAACGCCGGCTCGGCAATCCCCGCAGTCGCCCAGGGCAGTCGTCCCGAGGCTCTCGGTGACCGCAATGTTCCGACCGCCATGTACGCGCTGTTCAGTCCGCCCTTCGCCCTGGTCGAGGAAACCACGCCCGAGGGCGAAATCGAGTACGTTCCGACCGGGGGCCAGTTCTGGGACGGCCGCGCCGACTCTCTGGCCGAGCAGGCCAAAGGGCCATTCCTCAACCCGCGTGAAATGAACAACCCTTCGGCTCGTGCCGTGGTGGACAAGGTCGCCGCCGGCCCTTACGCGCGCCTCGCCGCAACAGTCTGGGGCGACGGAACGTTCGCCGATACCGACGCGACTTACGAACGCATCGCGCAGGCGATCGCGGCCTTCGAGCGCACCGAACGTTTCCGTCCCTTCCGCTCCAAGTTCGACGACGTACTGCGCGGCAAGGCCGTATTCACCGAAGCGGAGGCGCGGGGCTTCGAACTGTTCAAAGATGCCGAGAAAGGCAACTGTCTCGCCTGCCATGTGGGCGACGAGGAGTCCAATGCCCCGGAGGACTGGCTGTTTACCGATTTTACCTACGACAATCTCGGCGTACCGCGTAACGCGGCAATCCCCGATACCGCCGACCCCACGTGGTTCGACCTCGGACTCTGCCGCCAGGACGGGCTCGAAAACAAGGTCCCGGCCGAATTCGACGTCGAGTCGTTGTGCGGGGCGTTCAAGGTTCCCACGCTGCGCAACATCGCTCGCACGGGCCCATACATGCACAACGGCTTCTTCAGCACGCTGCGCGACGTGGTGCGCTTCTACGTGACCCGGGACACGAGTCCGGAACTCTGGTATCCGGCGCACCCCGACGGCACCGTGGCGAAGTTCGACGACTTGCCCGCGGCGTTCCACGACAACGTCAACACCACTGAAGCGCCCTACGACCGTCAGCCCGGCGAGGAGCCGCGCCTCACGGACGAAGAGATCGACGCGGTGGTGGCGTTCCTCGAAACCCTGACGGATCGGTAA
- a CDS encoding cupin domain-containing protein has product MEVFKDALGAVAFGPEKLRKTNLFDTPRMFCDVYGLEPGQEQAGHAHADADKIYFVLDGTGTFRVGDAERNLGPGHAILAPAGATHAVRNAGSERLALLVFMAPKP; this is encoded by the coding sequence ATGGAGGTGTTCAAGGATGCCCTGGGCGCGGTAGCCTTCGGCCCGGAAAAGCTGAGGAAGACGAACCTGTTCGATACGCCACGGATGTTTTGCGACGTCTACGGGCTCGAGCCCGGCCAGGAACAGGCCGGGCACGCGCACGCCGATGCGGACAAGATCTATTTCGTCCTCGATGGGACAGGCACGTTCCGCGTCGGCGATGCCGAACGTAACCTCGGCCCGGGGCACGCGATCCTCGCGCCGGCCGGGGCGACTCACGCCGTGCGCAACGCGGGCAGCGAGCGCCTCGCCCTGCTGGTCTTCATGGCCCCGAAGCCGTGA
- a CDS encoding nitrite/sulfite reductase: protein MRPTRGDMQAALQAHGSRIERYRQGQLTDDQFRAIRLSHGLYYQLDHTSYMQRIKLPGGIVSAAQADELAAIADDYARSVLHVTTRQDIQLHWVTIGDVLPILERLLAVGISTRGACSDALRNVTACSHSGVWSGELFGVTPYAFAVDEYFRFHPLNLTLPRKFKIGFGSCPYDCVQTRVNDIAFFPHIRDGRHGFSVYAGGGLGSQPLLAQLARDFIPAEDVLIVAEALVRLHHRDGERANRRKARLKYVFQRLGAARFLAEMDALVETVAAEQGDALRADLVEIVESFKPAAPSLPGAPAPSPTDGPFAHWLRTNTFAQKQAGYYGAIVRLPLGDVTAAQLRALAELTRRYGAGQLRTMNDQNIMVPWVAGDRLQAFYDGIRAIELATPDALHITDVVACPGADFCSLAVSRSMSVAEAIRNELLATNGNVESLGNFRIRISGCPNSCGQHHVGDIGLTGLSLKGADGQHHSHYSMLLGGRVGEDASAVGKRVPLRVPATQVPKVVAALADEYRRTRLQGERFPEFVDRVGVDRLTEVAKAVAEVPAPRL, encoded by the coding sequence ATGCGTCCGACCAGGGGCGATATGCAGGCTGCCCTGCAAGCGCACGGCAGTCGCATCGAGCGCTATCGACAGGGTCAACTCACCGACGATCAGTTCCGGGCCATTCGACTCAGTCACGGCCTCTACTATCAACTCGATCACACCAGCTACATGCAGCGCATCAAGCTGCCGGGCGGAATCGTCTCCGCGGCACAGGCCGACGAGCTTGCGGCGATCGCCGACGATTACGCGCGCTCGGTGCTCCACGTTACGACGCGGCAGGACATCCAGTTGCACTGGGTGACCATCGGCGACGTCCTGCCCATCCTCGAGCGCTTGCTGGCGGTCGGCATCTCGACGCGCGGGGCATGCTCCGACGCTCTGCGCAACGTCACGGCGTGCAGCCACAGTGGAGTATGGTCCGGCGAGTTGTTCGGCGTGACGCCCTACGCCTTCGCCGTCGACGAGTACTTCCGCTTTCACCCTCTGAACCTCACCCTCCCGCGCAAGTTCAAGATCGGCTTCGGCAGTTGCCCCTACGACTGCGTTCAGACGCGGGTTAACGACATCGCCTTCTTCCCCCACATTCGCGACGGTCGCCACGGTTTTTCCGTCTATGCCGGGGGCGGACTCGGCTCGCAGCCGCTGCTGGCGCAGCTGGCTCGCGACTTCATCCCGGCCGAGGACGTCCTGATCGTCGCCGAGGCCCTGGTGCGCCTTCACCACCGCGACGGGGAACGCGCCAACCGGCGGAAGGCGCGTCTCAAGTACGTGTTTCAGCGTCTCGGCGCGGCGCGTTTCCTGGCGGAAATGGATGCGCTGGTGGAGACCGTCGCAGCCGAACAGGGCGATGCGCTGCGGGCCGATCTGGTCGAGATCGTCGAGAGCTTCAAGCCGGCCGCGCCGAGCCTGCCGGGCGCGCCCGCCCCGTCGCCAACGGACGGACCGTTCGCCCACTGGTTGCGCACCAACACCTTTGCGCAGAAACAAGCGGGGTATTACGGAGCGATCGTCCGGCTGCCCCTCGGCGACGTGACCGCCGCTCAGCTTCGCGCCCTGGCGGAACTGACCCGACGCTACGGCGCCGGACAGCTACGCACCATGAACGACCAGAACATCATGGTCCCGTGGGTCGCCGGCGACCGCCTCCAGGCGTTCTACGACGGCATCCGGGCCATCGAGCTGGCAACACCCGACGCCCTGCACATCACCGACGTGGTTGCCTGTCCCGGAGCGGACTTCTGCAGCCTGGCGGTGAGCCGATCGATGAGCGTCGCCGAGGCGATTCGCAACGAACTGCTGGCCACGAACGGTAACGTGGAAAGTCTGGGCAACTTTCGGATCCGGATCAGCGGCTGCCCGAACTCGTGCGGCCAGCACCACGTCGGCGACATCGGGCTCACCGGCCTGTCCCTGAAGGGCGCCGACGGGCAGCATCACTCGCACTATTCGATGTTGCTCGGAGGCCGCGTTGGGGAAGATGCCTCGGCCGTGGGCAAACGCGTCCCGCTGCGCGTTCCGGCCACACAGGTGCCGAAGGTCGTGGCGGCGCTGGCCGACGAGTACCGTCGCACCCGCCTGCAAGGCGAGCGTTTTCCGGAGTTCGTCGACCGGGTCGGCGTCGACCGCCTCACCGAGGTCGCCAAGGCGGTGGCGGAGGTGCCGGCGCCGCGCCTGTGA
- a CDS encoding putative Ig domain-containing protein — protein MGWSIAVGLACLQLGIAGCSDCNLEVATTSLPNATVGLAYQFGLRSRCGGDAWFLSDGQLPPGIGLLQNGTLRGAPTAAGTYTFVVEVVDYDGWYAADTAFKGLSLTVVDAPTPQPTPSPTPTATPPPP, from the coding sequence ATGGGTTGGTCGATCGCGGTCGGTCTGGCCTGCCTGCAACTCGGGATTGCCGGTTGCAGCGACTGTAACCTCGAGGTCGCCACCACCTCGTTACCCAACGCCACCGTCGGCCTCGCCTACCAGTTCGGACTTCGTTCGCGGTGCGGCGGCGATGCGTGGTTCCTGTCCGACGGGCAACTGCCGCCGGGCATCGGTCTCCTCCAGAACGGCACCCTGCGCGGCGCGCCGACCGCCGCCGGCACCTACACCTTCGTCGTCGAGGTAGTCGACTACGACGGTTGGTACGCCGCCGATACGGCGTTCAAGGGGCTATCGCTGACGGTCGTCGACGCCCCGACCCCGCAGCCCACGCCCAGCCCCACCCCGACCGCCACGCCGCCACCGCCCTGA
- a CDS encoding Uma2 family endonuclease: MGERYAEHSGYTAEAYFELMKKGVLDEDDRVELLDGVIVAEPPMDPPHASGIVRVACALRAAIGSRAVIREQMPLVVGADSVPEPDVAVLRGRIEDYDDIHPRSALLVVEVSDASLKQDRLSKSRIYAGAAVPEYWIVNLRQECVEVFRTPDAVARLYGERTTVGPGERVALLAFPDASVAVGDLLPRRSPVATDD; the protein is encoded by the coding sequence GTGGGCGAACGGTACGCGGAGCACAGCGGTTATACCGCCGAGGCATACTTCGAGTTGATGAAGAAGGGCGTCCTCGATGAGGACGACCGGGTCGAACTCCTCGACGGAGTCATCGTTGCCGAGCCGCCGATGGACCCACCGCACGCCTCTGGGATCGTCCGGGTGGCATGCGCGCTGCGTGCGGCGATCGGCAGCCGTGCGGTGATCCGCGAGCAGATGCCGCTCGTCGTCGGTGCGGACTCCGTTCCCGAGCCGGACGTTGCCGTGCTCAGGGGGCGGATCGAGGACTACGACGACATCCATCCGAGGTCGGCACTCCTGGTCGTCGAAGTGTCGGATGCGTCGCTCAAGCAGGACCGCCTCTCCAAGTCGCGGATCTACGCTGGGGCGGCTGTGCCGGAGTACTGGATCGTTAACCTTCGGCAGGAGTGCGTCGAGGTCTTTCGCACCCCGGACGCGGTCGCGCGTCTTTACGGCGAGCGCACGACCGTGGGGCCCGGCGAACGCGTTGCGCTGCTGGCGTTTCCCGACGCCAGCGTTGCCGTCGGCGATCTCTTACCGCGGCGCTCCCCGGTTGCGACTGACGACTGA
- a CDS encoding acyl-CoA dehydrogenase family protein: protein MAEASVSPVDLKGVGEVVNAVDTAVQEALAVGRKRTNGGKDIDAMQVHAERLAYAATEVRAAKDLLAYAESGLERSGGDGTIGEMAAVFAADVAARLSAQVDTYPDDFGLGDDVLRRTLADPTVKGIVRAGVQEARVRTIGRHVMQQRGVNHTWIDNELAVMTRDSVRQFAEAEVLPIAERIHRHDELVPDEIIGEMAELGFFGMAIPEEYGGQGMGNLPMIVTTEELSRCSLAAAGSLITRPEILTKALLKGGTEAQKRHWLPKIASGETMVAISVTEPDTGSDVAAVKCRAERGEAGGQKGWLIDGAKAWCTFAGRANVICLLARTDPDMKKGARGLSQFIVPKDTFPGHSFEMRQPGGGVLVGKADATPGYRGMHSFTLSFENFFVPADGLVGGEEGLGKGFYLQMSGFAAGRLQTGGRATGLAQAALERTAEYACDRKQFGEPIGNFQLTQYKLGRMATNLMAARQLTYAAALEMDKDEGAALEAAMAKLFACDVAVWLTQEGQLIHGGWGYAEEFPISRYVVDANVLPIFEGVKPILELKVIARTLLG, encoded by the coding sequence ATGGCGGAAGCGAGCGTATCTCCGGTCGATCTAAAGGGCGTCGGCGAAGTGGTTAACGCGGTCGACACGGCCGTTCAGGAAGCGCTGGCGGTGGGGCGGAAGCGCACCAATGGCGGCAAGGACATCGATGCCATGCAGGTGCACGCCGAACGGCTGGCCTATGCCGCGACGGAAGTGCGCGCGGCGAAGGATTTGCTCGCCTATGCCGAGAGCGGGCTGGAGCGTAGCGGAGGGGATGGCACGATTGGGGAGATGGCCGCGGTGTTTGCCGCCGACGTCGCGGCGCGTCTGAGCGCGCAGGTCGACACCTACCCGGACGATTTCGGTCTCGGCGACGACGTGTTGCGGCGGACCCTGGCCGATCCGACCGTCAAGGGCATCGTGCGTGCCGGCGTGCAGGAAGCGCGGGTGCGGACCATCGGCCGCCACGTCATGCAGCAGCGTGGCGTCAATCACACGTGGATCGACAACGAATTGGCCGTGATGACCCGCGACTCGGTACGGCAGTTCGCCGAGGCCGAAGTACTGCCGATCGCCGAACGTATCCACCGTCACGACGAGTTGGTGCCGGACGAGATCATCGGCGAGATGGCCGAACTCGGCTTCTTCGGTATGGCGATTCCGGAGGAGTACGGCGGACAGGGCATGGGCAATCTGCCGATGATCGTTACCACCGAGGAGCTGTCGCGGTGCAGCCTGGCGGCGGCGGGCAGTCTCATTACGCGTCCCGAGATCCTCACCAAAGCGCTTCTGAAGGGTGGCACGGAAGCGCAGAAGCGGCACTGGCTGCCGAAGATCGCCTCGGGAGAAACCATGGTCGCGATCTCCGTGACCGAGCCCGATACCGGCTCCGATGTCGCTGCCGTTAAGTGCCGCGCCGAACGCGGCGAGGCCGGCGGGCAAAAGGGCTGGCTGATCGACGGAGCGAAGGCGTGGTGTACGTTTGCCGGGCGGGCCAATGTCATCTGTCTGCTGGCGCGTACCGACCCCGACATGAAGAAGGGGGCGCGCGGCCTGTCGCAGTTCATTGTTCCGAAGGACACCTTTCCCGGCCACAGCTTCGAGATGCGACAGCCGGGCGGCGGGGTGTTGGTCGGCAAGGCCGATGCGACACCGGGCTATCGGGGTATGCACTCGTTCACGCTGAGCTTCGAGAATTTCTTCGTTCCCGCCGACGGTCTCGTCGGCGGGGAGGAGGGGCTCGGCAAGGGATTCTACCTGCAGATGAGCGGTTTTGCGGCGGGCCGGTTGCAGACCGGCGGCCGCGCCACGGGCCTGGCACAGGCGGCGCTCGAGCGTACGGCCGAGTATGCCTGCGATCGGAAGCAGTTCGGTGAGCCGATCGGCAACTTCCAGCTCACGCAGTACAAGTTGGGGCGGATGGCGACCAACTTGATGGCGGCCCGTCAGCTCACGTACGCGGCGGCGCTGGAGATGGACAAGGACGAGGGCGCCGCGCTGGAGGCGGCAATGGCGAAGCTGTTCGCCTGCGATGTCGCCGTGTGGTTGACCCAGGAAGGTCAGTTGATTCACGGCGGCTGGGGCTACGCCGAGGAGTTTCCGATCTCGCGTTACGTCGTAGATGCGAACGTGCTGCCGATCTTCGAAGGAGTGAAGCCGATACTCGAGTTGAAGGTGATCGCGCGGACGCTGCTCGGGTAA
- a CDS encoding acetate--CoA ligase family protein — translation MRFYEYESKRLFGKYGIPLPTGSKVARTPAEAGAIATEIAGPVVLKSQVLTGGRMKAGGVLFAETAAEAARAAEKILALTINGHKPRGVLVEARAPIAQEYYLGVTWDGVNRLPVMIFSDMGGIDVEEVAEKHPEHIAKRNFSTLFPFSDFMAKELIASIGISGSDLNRLTQIAATLARVFRDHGLTLAEINPLVRLHDGRFLCLDGHVDMEDDARDTQKGLLRELGIDPAEKRQARPPSQFEIDGAAVDAVDHRGVAGNVVEFDGDLGLVIGAGGGSLTLFDAIRKHGGRPANYCEIGGNPSVTKACALTKLILAKRGVKKIAVMMNVVSNTRVDIVARGVIKGVVESGFDPAEKIAIFRIPGSWETEGFKILRHYGVEYCDRSVSMYEAAGRAVAKMK, via the coding sequence ATGCGCTTTTACGAATACGAATCGAAGCGACTGTTCGGAAAGTACGGCATTCCCCTGCCGACGGGGTCGAAGGTCGCCAGAACGCCCGCGGAGGCCGGCGCCATCGCCACCGAGATCGCCGGCCCCGTGGTGCTCAAGTCGCAGGTGCTCACCGGCGGCCGGATGAAGGCCGGTGGCGTGCTGTTCGCCGAAACCGCGGCCGAGGCGGCGCGCGCGGCCGAGAAGATCCTCGCCCTCACCATCAACGGCCACAAGCCCCGCGGCGTGCTGGTCGAGGCGCGGGCCCCGATCGCCCAGGAATACTACCTCGGCGTGACCTGGGACGGCGTCAACCGCTTGCCCGTGATGATCTTCAGCGACATGGGCGGCATTGACGTCGAAGAAGTCGCCGAGAAGCACCCCGAGCATATTGCCAAGCGCAACTTCTCAACGCTCTTCCCGTTTTCCGACTTCATGGCCAAGGAGTTGATCGCGTCGATCGGCATCAGCGGTTCCGATCTCAACCGCCTGACTCAGATCGCCGCCACCCTGGCGCGGGTCTTCCGCGACCACGGCCTGACCCTGGCGGAGATCAACCCGCTGGTGCGCCTGCATGACGGGCGTTTCCTTTGCCTCGACGGACACGTCGACATGGAAGACGATGCCCGCGACACCCAGAAGGGGCTCCTCAGGGAGCTTGGCATCGATCCGGCCGAGAAGCGCCAGGCCCGTCCGCCGTCGCAATTCGAGATCGACGGGGCGGCGGTCGACGCCGTCGATCACCGCGGCGTCGCCGGCAACGTGGTCGAGTTCGACGGCGACCTGGGTCTGGTCATCGGCGCCGGCGGCGGTTCGCTGACCTTGTTCGACGCCATCCGCAAGCACGGCGGCCGGCCCGCCAATTACTGCGAGATCGGCGGCAACCCCAGCGTCACCAAGGCGTGCGCCCTCACCAAGCTCATTCTCGCCAAGCGGGGGGTGAAGAAGATCGCCGTGATGATGAACGTCGTCTCCAACACCCGTGTCGACATCGTCGCGCGCGGTGTCATCAAGGGGGTCGTCGAGTCGGGGTTCGACCCGGCCGAGAAGATCGCCATCTTTCGCATACCGGGGTCGTGGGAAACCGAGGGCTTCAAGATCCTCCGGCACTACGGCGTCGAGTACTGCGATCGCTCCGTTTCGATGTACGAAGCGGCCGGACGCGCCGTCGCCAAGATGAAGTGA